One region of Vanessa cardui chromosome 20, ilVanCard2.1, whole genome shotgun sequence genomic DNA includes:
- the LOC124538238 gene encoding uncharacterized protein LOC124538238, whose product MAEEEGGIFYNLESLLRQDYRGVNIAVYALATASLAVSIHKIRPVSKFSKASKVPDHFIKRHEPLKGVYVGVQHSPVRLLVSHKAPIYLPLWHSSKPPLPVKLWGVDIVSGNAINWLDCVAKGQQVTLKPIARDKEELVSTVLLHLPQQKTKTVETFDIGQKLVELGFAKASVPQAIKKNTLESQLAPGILSAEARAKSFRNGIWSEKLPPIPVYVTYWRKGTHLTTDLIILSSKKLLQLLAFISKSALVGVKKVILLPFKSSPKPIQAS is encoded by the exons ATGGCTGAGGAAGAAGGcggaatattttacaatttagagAGTCTATTGCGACAGGATTATCGTGGAGTAAAT atagCTGTGTATGCTCTCGCCACAGCAAGCTTGGCAGTGTCTATACATAAAATCCGTCCG gtaaGTAAATTCTCGAAAGCAAGCAAAGTTCCTGATCACTTTATAAAAAGGCATGAACCCTTAAAAGGAGTCTATGTAGGAGTTCAGCATTCTCCTGTAAGGCTCCTTGTTAGTCACAAAGCTCCAATTTATCTTCCGTTATGGCATTCCAGTAAACCACCTCTGCCTGTCAAG ctaTGGGGTGTTGACATAGTAAGTGGCAATGCTATTAATTGGTTAGATTGTGTGGCTAAAGGTCAGCAAGTTACTTTAAAACCGATCGCAAGAGACAAGGAAGAACTTGTCTCCACTGTTCTATTGCATTTACCACAACAAAAG aCTAAAACTGTGGAGACATTTGATATTGGTCAAAAGTTAGTGGAACTTGGTTTTGCTAAAGCTTCTGTGCCTCAAGCTATTAAAAAGAATACTCTTGAATCACAACTGGCTCCTGGTATATTATCAGCAGAGGCGAGAGCAAAGTCATTCCGTAATGGAATTTGGTCAGAAAAGCTTCCACCTATTCCTGTTTACGTCACATATTGGCGAAAAGGAACCCATCTAACAACtgatcttattattttatcttcaaaGAAATTGTTACAACTATTAGCTTTTATTTCTAAAAGTGCCTTAGTTGGTGTCAAAAAAGTAATTCTTTTACCTTTTAAATCATCTCCAAAGCCTATTCAAGCATCATGA